In Flexistipes sp., one DNA window encodes the following:
- a CDS encoding energy-coupling factor transporter transmembrane component T family protein, with product MKTAQDRLQHLTAFEELAESDFPLNIVSPAVKIIVAAVFIILTISVNKYDVIHSLLLTSFTCFLIAIAPLKVTSVLKMLLYLSPFVLLLVIFNPVYDKSVITIAGYQVYGGYVSAFTTVLKFINTTTVSVLIVSSTKFNHIASSLRFFRVPKFLVIQFMVMYRFIFIFLYDIIQSLQAVNSRGLQSAGFSWRNMKAIISAFFVKSVLRGEEVYNAMLSRGFEIKNFKFDNKINITDIFFGFCSLLYVIIVRFV from the coding sequence TTGAAAACCGCTCAGGACAGGTTGCAGCATCTAACTGCATTTGAGGAACTTGCCGAAAGTGACTTTCCTTTAAACATAGTGAGTCCTGCAGTAAAAATCATTGTTGCTGCAGTATTCATTATATTGACTATCAGCGTTAATAAATACGATGTTATTCATTCCCTTCTCCTGACATCATTTACATGTTTTCTCATAGCAATAGCTCCTTTGAAAGTGACAAGTGTATTAAAGATGCTTTTATATCTCAGTCCCTTTGTCCTGCTGCTTGTTATTTTTAATCCGGTTTATGATAAATCCGTTATTACAATTGCGGGTTACCAGGTATACGGCGGGTATGTGTCAGCTTTTACCACTGTGTTGAAATTTATAAACACTACCACTGTTTCTGTGCTGATAGTTTCCAGTACCAAATTTAATCATATAGCATCTTCATTGAGATTTTTCAGAGTGCCGAAATTTCTTGTTATACAGTTTATGGTGATGTACAGGTTTATTTTTATTTTTCTTTACGATATCATTCAGTCGCTGCAGGCGGTTAATTCAAGAGGTTTGCAAAGTGCTGGGTTTTCCTGGCGCAATATGAAAGCGATAATTTCCGCTTTTTTTGTAAAATCGGTATTGCGGGGTGAAGAAGTTTATAATGCTATGCTTTCCAGAGGGTTTGAAATAAAAAATTTTAAATTTGATAATAAAATAAATATCACCGATATTTTCTTCGGTTTTTGTTCATTATTGTACGTTATTATTGTGAGGTTTGTGTAA
- a CDS encoding haloacid dehalogenase type II, translating into MSKNNITLAFDVYGTLIDTHGLKVELEKYAAEKAGEFSEMWRNKQLEYSFRRGLMQNYKTFAECTKDALEYTCRALDINIEAKEKDNLMNLYSKLPPFNDTLKGLKKAFDMNFRLFAFSNGSKDALETLLTNANIRNYFINLISVDDLKTFKPSPAVYAHFLRSAGAYNNEVWLISSNPFDVIGAVSAGIKSAWVKRSESAVFDPWEIEPTITVANLEELVDKLQ; encoded by the coding sequence AGCAAAAACAACATTACATTGGCTTTTGATGTTTACGGGACACTTATCGATACCCACGGCCTTAAGGTTGAGCTGGAGAAATATGCCGCTGAAAAAGCTGGGGAATTTTCCGAAATGTGGAGGAACAAACAGCTGGAATACTCTTTCAGAAGAGGTTTGATGCAAAATTATAAGACCTTTGCCGAATGCACAAAAGATGCTTTGGAATACACCTGCCGTGCATTAGATATAAATATTGAAGCAAAAGAAAAAGACAATCTTATGAATTTGTACTCAAAACTGCCGCCTTTTAATGACACTTTAAAAGGGCTGAAAAAGGCTTTTGATATGAATTTCCGACTTTTTGCATTTTCAAACGGCAGCAAAGATGCACTGGAAACCCTCTTAACAAATGCAAATATACGAAACTATTTCATCAACCTGATCAGTGTGGATGATCTTAAAACTTTTAAACCCAGCCCTGCCGTCTATGCTCATTTTTTAAGATCGGCCGGAGCATACAACAACGAAGTATGGCTTATATCAAGCAATCCTTTTGACGTAATCGGTGCCGTCTCAGCCGGGATAAAATCCGCATGGGTAAAAAGAAGTGAAAGTGCCGTTTTCGATCCATGGGAGATTGAACCCACAATTACGGTAGCAAATCTGGAAGAATTGGTTGATAAACTTCAATAA
- a CDS encoding energy-coupling factor ABC transporter permease — MADALLSVPVGVTFWGISGAAACYASSKMKKDLDEEKTIPLMGVAGAFVFALQMVNFAIPGTGSSGHFAGGFLLALLLGRHASFLVMSSVLLVQALFFADGGLLALGCNIFNLAFIPSYIVYPLFKNIIDKNESKTAIWSGAFLSLCLGAVMVSMQTGISGIAELPFSKMLLLMLGIHLLIAVFEGAITVGSYMFIKRYSLQTELKSEKGKLKPYFSILSVSLIIAAVVSLFASSKPDGLEWSVYNIMGRASEPHSMTGQFHNFLGSLQEKIAFLPDYAFAGSSSQWGTSVSGIAGAVIVIILASSLGYIIRKANKN; from the coding sequence GGATATCAGGTGCTGCTGCCTGTTATGCTTCTTCAAAAATGAAAAAAGACCTTGATGAGGAAAAAACCATTCCCCTTATGGGGGTTGCGGGTGCATTTGTATTCGCCTTGCAGATGGTGAATTTTGCTATACCGGGAACCGGCTCAAGTGGGCATTTTGCCGGAGGCTTCCTTCTGGCACTCCTGCTGGGGCGTCACGCATCATTTCTTGTAATGTCATCGGTTTTGTTGGTTCAGGCACTGTTTTTTGCAGACGGAGGGCTGCTTGCACTTGGATGCAATATTTTTAATCTTGCATTTATTCCCTCATACATAGTTTATCCGTTGTTTAAAAACATAATTGATAAAAATGAAAGCAAAACAGCCATATGGAGCGGTGCGTTTTTATCCCTTTGTCTTGGTGCAGTTATGGTCTCGATGCAGACGGGGATCTCAGGTATTGCCGAGCTGCCGTTTTCAAAGATGCTGCTGCTGATGCTGGGAATTCATCTGCTTATTGCGGTATTTGAAGGGGCCATAACAGTAGGGTCATATATGTTCATAAAACGTTATTCATTACAGACAGAGCTTAAAAGTGAGAAGGGAAAGCTTAAACCGTATTTTAGTATACTTTCTGTTTCTTTAATAATTGCAGCGGTCGTTTCTCTGTTTGCATCATCAAAACCGGACGGTTTGGAATGGTCTGTATACAATATAATGGGCAGGGCATCCGAACCTCATTCCATGACAGGGCAATTTCATAACTTTTTAGGGAGTTTGCAGGAGAAAATCGCATTTCTACCGGATTATGCATTTGCCGGAAGTTCCAGTCAGTGGGGCACATCGGTTTCAGGAATTGCCGGAGCTGTTATTGTTATTATTCTGGCCTCCTCACTTGGATATATAATCAGAAAAGCCAATAAAAATTGA
- a CDS encoding energy-coupling factor ABC transporter ATP-binding protein — MSHHFIEINGLGYIYPDGTKAVDDVNLYISHGESVAILGSNGAGKSTLIKHLNGTILPVKGSVNIGGTPVTKKTLKTIRSTVGLVFQNTDNQLFMPSVFENVAFSPRNIGITGDELKKVVEESLEKVDALGLIDKHPFKLSGGEKRKVCIASVIASNPEILVLDEPTAEIDPKGIGGLVSILRQFSHTKIISSHNLKFSRAVCSRGVVMQEGRIVFDGELDEIFSNDKLLEAAGLKENY, encoded by the coding sequence ATGAGTCATCACTTTATAGAAATTAATGGGCTGGGATATATATATCCGGACGGGACAAAAGCTGTGGATGATGTGAATCTTTATATTTCACACGGAGAATCCGTTGCCATTCTCGGTTCCAACGGAGCGGGTAAGTCCACACTGATTAAACATTTGAACGGGACTATCCTGCCTGTGAAGGGTTCTGTGAATATCGGCGGCACGCCTGTTACAAAAAAAACACTGAAAACTATCAGGTCTACAGTAGGACTTGTGTTTCAGAATACGGACAATCAATTGTTTATGCCGAGTGTATTTGAGAATGTTGCATTCAGCCCCCGTAATATAGGGATCACCGGAGATGAACTGAAGAAAGTGGTGGAGGAGTCGCTTGAAAAAGTTGATGCACTCGGGCTGATTGATAAACATCCGTTTAAGCTTTCCGGCGGTGAAAAAAGAAAAGTCTGTATTGCTTCTGTAATTGCTTCCAATCCTGAAATCCTGGTTTTGGATGAGCCGACTGCGGAAATTGATCCTAAGGGAATCGGAGGTTTGGTTTCAATTTTAAGACAGTTCAGCCATACTAAAATCATTTCCTCTCACAATCTGAAGTTTTCAAGGGCGGTTTGCAGCAGAGGCGTGGTAATGCAGGAGGGCAGAATAGTATTCGACGGTGAACTGGATGAAATTTTCAGCAACGATAAACTCTTGGAAGCAGCCGGTCTGAAAGAAAATTATTGA